From a single Paraburkholderia edwinii genomic region:
- a CDS encoding SulP family inorganic anion transporter: protein MKPGATGSRSEWVKSLRVAGLLGDLTAGGVSALVMLCYAMSLGTLIFSADLAHYAQLGVPTALVSCIVTALVIALTSSMRLNIAGPDSNATAFLAGVAAGVASSVRADGGSPQTALLTVLIAIALCSVLTGIVLYAIGSSKRSRSLQFLPYPVVGGFLAGTGFLLLAGAFRVLTGETPHWQNLALLTHLSWLAWVPALFVGALTTVLMTVPTPGRQHIAALPLVLVCGIALFYVLLALAGLSIDDARNMGLLMPRVRLHLIPHFELPSSFARGAIDWPAITAHLPETLVVTSASAITILMNSTAIGAATGENVDLNREMRAAGLANIASGLLGGMVGYQSYNRSMLNSRAGATSRLAAVFAAVACLVALAALPDLVALFPVPVLVGLQLFMGLRLLLHWLVGAYARLNWYEYALVPGILAVIAFYGVIAGVVAGIVAACVMFALLYGRVSCVRSEFDAATRTSTVERSIEATTRLRERGAQLCGMCLQGFLFFGTANSLLQRVRERLDTHGALPVRYVVLDFAATNGMDASVSIAFVKLRQLCASSGADLVLTSLPARSRSLLTRSGTLNLRIHEFATLDAGLEWIEDQLLESGASTHDADDQDFYVTLKAHFTAPALEKLSACLEVRDLDAGQPLFLRGEPGDALYIVERGRVAVSLPLPDGRLVRLRSFGPGTVVGEMAVYMQTPRSADVIAEAPTRVRRLALPTLLALEREDPVAAQQFHRFLIKSIAARLAVANEALRAAY from the coding sequence GTGAAGCCCGGTGCCACAGGTTCTCGCTCCGAATGGGTCAAAAGCCTGCGGGTCGCAGGCTTGCTCGGCGACCTGACCGCGGGCGGCGTGTCCGCGCTCGTCATGCTGTGCTACGCGATGAGTCTCGGCACGCTGATCTTCAGCGCCGACCTGGCGCACTATGCCCAACTCGGCGTTCCCACCGCACTCGTCAGCTGCATCGTCACCGCGCTGGTCATTGCACTGACCAGTTCGATGCGCCTGAACATCGCCGGACCGGACAGCAACGCCACCGCGTTTCTCGCGGGTGTCGCCGCGGGCGTGGCGAGCAGCGTGCGCGCCGACGGCGGATCGCCGCAAACCGCCCTGCTCACCGTACTGATCGCGATTGCGTTGTGCTCCGTGTTGACGGGCATCGTGCTGTACGCGATCGGCTCGTCAAAACGAAGCCGCTCGCTGCAGTTCCTGCCCTATCCCGTCGTCGGAGGATTTCTGGCGGGCACGGGCTTTCTGCTGCTGGCGGGCGCTTTTCGTGTGCTGACCGGCGAAACGCCGCACTGGCAGAATCTCGCATTGCTTACGCATCTGTCCTGGCTCGCGTGGGTGCCCGCGCTTTTCGTCGGCGCGCTGACGACCGTTCTGATGACAGTCCCAACACCAGGCCGCCAGCACATCGCCGCGCTGCCGCTGGTGCTCGTGTGCGGCATCGCGCTGTTTTACGTGTTGCTCGCGCTCGCCGGCCTGTCGATCGACGATGCGCGCAACATGGGCCTGCTGATGCCGCGTGTCAGGCTGCATCTGATTCCTCACTTCGAACTGCCCTCATCATTTGCGCGCGGTGCAATCGACTGGCCCGCGATCACCGCGCATCTCCCCGAAACACTGGTCGTCACGTCCGCATCGGCGATCACGATCCTGATGAACTCGACAGCGATCGGCGCGGCGACCGGCGAAAACGTCGACCTCAATCGCGAAATGCGGGCCGCGGGGCTGGCCAATATTGCGAGTGGCCTGTTGGGCGGCATGGTCGGCTACCAGTCGTACAACCGCTCGATGCTCAACTCGCGCGCCGGCGCGACGAGCCGTTTGGCGGCCGTGTTCGCCGCCGTCGCGTGTCTGGTGGCGCTGGCTGCTTTGCCCGATCTCGTGGCGCTTTTTCCTGTGCCCGTGCTGGTCGGGTTGCAACTTTTCATGGGCTTGCGTCTGCTGCTGCACTGGCTCGTGGGCGCGTACGCACGGCTTAACTGGTACGAGTACGCGCTCGTGCCCGGCATCCTCGCCGTTATCGCCTTTTATGGCGTGATTGCCGGCGTGGTAGCCGGCATCGTCGCGGCATGCGTGATGTTCGCGCTGCTGTACGGACGCGTCAGTTGCGTGCGCTCGGAGTTCGATGCGGCCACGCGGACCTCGACCGTCGAACGCAGCATCGAGGCCACGACACGGCTGCGCGAACGCGGCGCACAGCTGTGCGGTATGTGTCTGCAAGGCTTTCTGTTCTTCGGCACCGCGAATTCGCTTCTGCAGCGCGTGCGCGAGCGGCTCGATACGCACGGCGCGCTCCCGGTTCGCTATGTCGTGCTCGATTTCGCGGCGACCAATGGCATGGATGCGTCGGTATCGATTGCATTCGTGAAGTTGAGGCAGCTATGCGCGTCGTCGGGTGCGGACCTCGTGCTGACTTCACTACCGGCGCGCTCGCGCAGCCTGCTCACACGGTCAGGCACGCTCAATCTGCGAATTCACGAATTCGCGACGCTCGATGCGGGGCTCGAATGGATCGAAGACCAATTGCTCGAATCGGGTGCGAGTACGCACGATGCAGACGATCAGGATTTCTACGTGACGCTCAAGGCGCATTTCACGGCGCCTGCACTGGAAAAGCTGTCGGCCTGTCTCGAAGTGCGCGATCTCGATGCAGGCCAACCGTTGTTTCTGCGTGGCGAACCGGGAGACGCGCTCTATATCGTCGAACGCGGGCGCGTGGCGGTTTCGTTGCCATTGCCGGACGGCCGGCTTGTGCGCTTGCGTTCATTCGGCCCCGGAACCGTAGTCGGCGAAATGGCCGTCTACATGCAGACGCCCCGCAGTGCCGATGTCATCGCCGAGGCGCCGACGCGCGTTCGACGGCTTGCACTGCCGACATTGCTTGCGCTCGAGCGCGAAGACCCCGTCGCTGCCCAGCAATTTCACCGTTTTTTGATCAAGTCGATTGCTGCGCGGCTGGCCGTTGCGAATGAGGCGTTGCGGGCCGCGTACTGA